One genomic segment of Scyliorhinus canicula chromosome 10, sScyCan1.1, whole genome shotgun sequence includes these proteins:
- the LOC119972411 gene encoding RNA-binding protein 12B-A-like isoform X2, translating into MAVVIRLQGLPASAGTLDIRHYFSRLTIPDGGVHIIGGELGDAFIVFATDEDARLALLRSGEFLKGNRTKLTLSSRNEMQSTIEMSRMRYTRSSGETSSYERSGFGNSGMGGLGSISSTLAENLVAAMKHGINRNVFHPSDIGSSDMNNYGSHVDPMMSGTMSAMALSSPQNIPGTPSSMSALFGMSSRAMSDSLDKFNGSGAMDPFDNSVYPTQRREQGAFNSDDVYLRLQGMPYSARELQVREFFHGLQVEAVNLKTDHRGLNNGVGFVRFATPWDAAEGLKRHKKYMGQRFVEVYRATKLEWISEGTGLFTEDRHYDLNRDNRGRSPREEKHFRSRTRSRSPRRHRSRSRSPHDQDYWVQLKNIPYGTSKRDVRNFFDKMNITGPRYGQEEGLYGGFNTGNSNFGSHSGGGFGSRFDSGYQGHMGMSNGMAVVKACNLPFKFSVDEILDFFYGYRVIPESVTVRYNEKGLPAGDAVIAFETVAEAMAAVRELNEKPIGKRNVKLSLL; encoded by the exons ATGGCTGTGGTCATCCGCTTGCAGGGGCTCCCAGCTTCTGCAGGGACCTTGGATATTCGTCACTACTTCTCTAGATTAACCATTCCTGATGGAGGGGTGCATATAATTGGTGGTGAACTGGGAGATGCATTCATTGTATTTGCTACAGATGAAGATGCACGGCTTGCTTTGCTGAGATCGGGTGAATTTCTTAAAGGGAACAGAACAAAGCTAACACTAAGTAGCAGAAATGAAATGCAGAGTACGATTGAGATGAGTCGTATGAGATACACACGCTCCAGTGGAGAAACATCAAGTTATGAAAGGTCGGGATTCGGCAATTCTGGCATGGGTGGGTTAGGTAGCATATCTTCCACCCTAGCTGAAAACTTAGTTGCAGCTATGAAACATGGAATTAATAGGAATGTATTTCACCCCAGTGATATTGGAAGTTCTGATATGAACAACTATGGCTCTCACGTGGATCCTATGATGAGCGGTACTATGTCTGCAATGGCTTTATCTTCTCCACAGAACATTCCTGGTACACCTTCTTCCATGTCTGCTTTATTTGGAATGTCTTCCAGAGCAATGAGTGATAGTTTGGATAAATTTAATGGCTCTGGGGCAATGGATCCCTTTGACAATTCAGTTTACCCCACTCAAAGGAGAGAACAAGGAGCTTTTAATTCTGATGATGTTTACTTGCGTTTGCAAGGCATGCCATATTCTGCAAGAGAACTGCAAGTAAGAGAATTCTTCCACGGTTTACAAGTTGAAGCAGTTAATCTAAAAACTGATCATCGGGGTCTGAATAATGGAGTGGGTTTTGTACGGTTTGCTACTCCTTGGGATGCTGCTGAAGGGCTGAAGCGCCACAAGAAATACATGGGACAGAGATTTGTGGAGGTGTATCGAGCCACCAAGCTTGAATGGATTTCAGAGGGCACGGGTTTGTTCACAGAAGATAGGCATTACGATCTAAATCGAGATAATAGAGGTCGTTCCCCTCGAGAAGAGAAACATTTCCGTTCTCGAACTCGATCAAGATCACCTCGAAGGCACAGGTCACGATCCCGTTCGCCTCATGATCAAGATTATTGGGTGCAGTTGAAAAATATCCCCTATGGCACCTCAAAAAGAGATGTACGAAATTTCTTTGACAAAATGAATATAACAG GACCCAGGTATGGCCAAGAAGAAGGACTTTATGGAGGTTTTAACACTGGAAACAGCAATTTTGGCAGCCACAGTGGAGGAGGATTTGGATCTCGATTTGATTCCGGCTATCAAGGTCACATGGGAATGTCCAATGGCATGGCTGTTGTGAAAGCTTGCAATCTGCCTTTCAAATTCTCTGTTGATGAAATACTGGACTTCTTCTATGGTTATCGTGTTATTCCAGAGTCTGTCACTGTACGGTACAATGAGAAGGGGTTACCTGCAGGCGACGCGGTAATTGCATTTGAAACAGTTGCTGAAGCAATGGCTGCCGTTCGTGAACTGAATGAGAaaccaattggaaaaagaaatgtcAAACTAAGCTTGCTATAA
- the LOC119972411 gene encoding RNA-binding protein 12-like isoform X1, protein MAVVIRLQGLPASAGTLDIRHYFSRLTIPDGGVHIIGGELGDAFIVFATDEDARLALLRSGEFLKGNRTKLTLSSRNEMQSTIEMSRMRYTRSSGETSSYERSGFGNSGMGGLGSISSTLAENLVAAMKHGINRNVFHPSDIGSSDMNNYGSHVDPMMSGTMSAMALSSPQNIPGTPSSMSALFGMSSRAMSDSLDKFNGSGAMDPFDNSVYPTQRREQGAFNSDDVYLRLQGMPYSARELQVREFFHGLQVEAVNLKTDHRGLNNGVGFVRFATPWDAAEGLKRHKKYMGQRFVEVYRATKLEWISEGTGLFTEDRHYDLNRDNRGRSPREEKHFRSRTRSRSPRRHRSRSRSPHDQDYWVQLKNIPYGTSKRDVRNFFDKMNITGDQIFLVYDDHGKIVKKGFVKFKNAVEYHNALRYHKKCIAHRAIYLYPIAKKAMLKLVYNIKQRSREKSTSRSEEKGYQSREGAYSSSRLYIYVRNLPFDISKSEIYKFFEEFGVADHGVQILVDSNGLGLGEALVKFKSEDEVLRAERLCGKRLGGREVVLKLVASEEVLGVGSVHDRTKGQKESDYFSSYDRGGDHSSHDMHELEKYLFESSGNMDSVSSMPGPRYGQEEGLYGGFNTGNSNFGSHSGGGFGSRFDSGYQGHMGMSNGMAVVKACNLPFKFSVDEILDFFYGYRVIPESVTVRYNEKGLPAGDAVIAFETVAEAMAAVRELNEKPIGKRNVKLSLL, encoded by the coding sequence ATGGCTGTGGTCATCCGCTTGCAGGGGCTCCCAGCTTCTGCAGGGACCTTGGATATTCGTCACTACTTCTCTAGATTAACCATTCCTGATGGAGGGGTGCATATAATTGGTGGTGAACTGGGAGATGCATTCATTGTATTTGCTACAGATGAAGATGCACGGCTTGCTTTGCTGAGATCGGGTGAATTTCTTAAAGGGAACAGAACAAAGCTAACACTAAGTAGCAGAAATGAAATGCAGAGTACGATTGAGATGAGTCGTATGAGATACACACGCTCCAGTGGAGAAACATCAAGTTATGAAAGGTCGGGATTCGGCAATTCTGGCATGGGTGGGTTAGGTAGCATATCTTCCACCCTAGCTGAAAACTTAGTTGCAGCTATGAAACATGGAATTAATAGGAATGTATTTCACCCCAGTGATATTGGAAGTTCTGATATGAACAACTATGGCTCTCACGTGGATCCTATGATGAGCGGTACTATGTCTGCAATGGCTTTATCTTCTCCACAGAACATTCCTGGTACACCTTCTTCCATGTCTGCTTTATTTGGAATGTCTTCCAGAGCAATGAGTGATAGTTTGGATAAATTTAATGGCTCTGGGGCAATGGATCCCTTTGACAATTCAGTTTACCCCACTCAAAGGAGAGAACAAGGAGCTTTTAATTCTGATGATGTTTACTTGCGTTTGCAAGGCATGCCATATTCTGCAAGAGAACTGCAAGTAAGAGAATTCTTCCACGGTTTACAAGTTGAAGCAGTTAATCTAAAAACTGATCATCGGGGTCTGAATAATGGAGTGGGTTTTGTACGGTTTGCTACTCCTTGGGATGCTGCTGAAGGGCTGAAGCGCCACAAGAAATACATGGGACAGAGATTTGTGGAGGTGTATCGAGCCACCAAGCTTGAATGGATTTCAGAGGGCACGGGTTTGTTCACAGAAGATAGGCATTACGATCTAAATCGAGATAATAGAGGTCGTTCCCCTCGAGAAGAGAAACATTTCCGTTCTCGAACTCGATCAAGATCACCTCGAAGGCACAGGTCACGATCCCGTTCGCCTCATGATCAAGATTATTGGGTGCAGTTGAAAAATATCCCCTATGGCACCTCAAAAAGAGATGTACGAAATTTCTTTGACAAAATGAATATAACAGGTGACCAGATTTTTCTTGTATATGACGACCATGGTAAAATTGTTAAGAAGGGTTTTGTGAAGTTTAAAAACGCTGTTGAATATCATAACGCTCTAAGATACCATAAGAAATGCATTGCACATCGGGCAATTTATCTGTATCCTATTGCTAAAAAAGCCATGTTAAAGTTGGTTTACAATATTAAGCAAAGATCAAGAGAAAAATCTACTAGCAGAAGTGAAGAAAAAGGATATCAGTCCAGAGAAGGAGCATACTCCTCATCAAGATTGTATATTTATGTTCGTAACCTTCCATTTGATATCTCCAAATCCGAGATCTATAAATTCTTTGAAGAATTTGGTGTGGCAGATCATGGGGTCCAAATACTTGTTGATAGTAATGGCCTTGGACTAGGGGAGGCTTTGGTCAAGTTCAAGTCTGAAGATGAAGTACTAAGGGCTGAGCGCTTATGTGGTAAAAGGCTTGGCGGACGCGAAGTTGTGCTAAAGCTGGTTGCTTCAGAAGAGGTGCTTGGTGTCGGTTCTGTGCATGACAGAACAAAAGGTCAAAAGGAGAGTGATTACTTCAGTTCATATGATAGGGGTGGTGATCACTCATCTCATGATATGCATGAATTAGAAAAGTATTTATTTGAATCTTCTGGTAATATGGATTCTGTGTCCTCCATGCCAGGACCCAGGTATGGCCAAGAAGAAGGACTTTATGGAGGTTTTAACACTGGAAACAGCAATTTTGGCAGCCACAGTGGAGGAGGATTTGGATCTCGATTTGATTCCGGCTATCAAGGTCACATGGGAATGTCCAATGGCATGGCTGTTGTGAAAGCTTGCAATCTGCCTTTCAAATTCTCTGTTGATGAAATACTGGACTTCTTCTATGGTTATCGTGTTATTCCAGAGTCTGTCACTGTACGGTACAATGAGAAGGGGTTACCTGCAGGCGACGCGGTAATTGCATTTGAAACAGTTGCTGAAGCAATGGCTGCCGTTCGTGAACTGAATGAGAaaccaattggaaaaagaaatgtcAAACTAAGCTTGCTATAA